TGCTCGCGACCACGCGGATCGCGTCCGGCCCGATCGAGATCGAGGCGGCGTCCCGAGGCCCCCCGGCGGGGAGCCACACCTTGAGCCCCCGGCGCGTGACGAACGTGCCGTTCTCACAGCGACCGCGGAAGACGTTCTCGAGAAACTCCGGGCTGAAGCCTCCATCCTTCAGTGTCAAAGTCCGATCGGCCAGGCCGAGGGCCAGATGCAGATCGTGGGTCGTGAAGACCGCCGTGGTCTTCGTCTCGGCGAGGATCTCCGCGATGATTCTCTGGGACGCTCTGTCCAGATGGGCCATCGGCTCGTCAAGCAGCAGGATCTCCGGCTCCGCGATGAGCACCCGTCCCAACGCCACGCGCTTCTGCTCCCCTCCGGAGAGCGATCGCGGGCCTGCCGGCGCCTGCATCGCGAGGTGAAGCCGCTCGCACATCGAGTGGACGCGGGCGCTGACCTCAGCCTGGCGGAGGCCGCGCATCCTGAGCGGATAGGCGAGGTTCTCAGCGACGGTCCCGCGGAAGATCCAGGGTTGCTGTCGAAGCAGCCCGATGGCTCCGCGGGAGGGGACCCCCTCCGGCTTGCCGGCCCGGTTGCGGCCGCCGACTTCCTGCCCCTTGAAGAGGAATCGCTCGCACGCCTTCGGCTTCTCCAGCAAGGCCAGGATTCGAAGAAGGGTGGTCTTCCCGGAGCCGTTTGGCCCGACCACGGCCAGCTTCTCGCCCGCCGCGAGATGAAACTCCTCCAGGGCCAGTCGGAATCGTTGGTCGGGGGCGGACGACGCCCCGCCGTATTCGAATCTCAGGCCCCTGATCTCATACACGTTCGCCTCGCCCTCGGAGCTGTACGGCCATGTTGATCA
The window above is part of the Candidatus Eisenbacteria bacterium genome. Proteins encoded here:
- a CDS encoding ATP-binding cassette domain-containing protein codes for the protein MYEIRGLRFEYGGASSAPDQRFRLALEEFHLAAGEKLAVVGPNGSGKTTLLRILALLEKPKACERFLFKGQEVGGRNRAGKPEGVPSRGAIGLLRQQPWIFRGTVAENLAYPLRMRGLRQAEVSARVHSMCERLHLAMQAPAGPRSLSGGEQKRVALGRVLIAEPEILLLDEPMAHLDRASQRIIAEILAETKTTAVFTTHDLHLALGLADRTLTLKDGGFSPEFLENVFRGRCENGTFVTRRGLKVWLPAGGPRDAASISIGPDAIRVVASIGSGGSPNAFSGKVTCIRSQGETVWIEVEAGETFTVVMSRASYDGMGLNLHREVTVDFPIDAVRLL